The following are encoded together in the Phaseolus vulgaris cultivar G19833 chromosome 9, P. vulgaris v2.0, whole genome shotgun sequence genome:
- the LOC137822545 gene encoding small polypeptide DEVIL 22-like, producing the protein MGEVEELKQGAKIRGNGKRKGDGFSNKCASLVKEQRARLYILRRCATMLLCWYIQGDE; encoded by the coding sequence ATGGGTGAGGTTGAAGAGTTGAAGCAAGGAGCTAAGATCCGTGGCAATGGTAAGAGGAAGGGAGATGGGTTTAGCAACAAGTGCGCTTCTTTGGTGAAGGAGCAACGTGCTCGTCTCTACATCCTGCGTCGCTGTGCCACCATGCTTCTCTGTTGGTATATCCAAGGAGATGAGTGA